The Lycium barbarum isolate Lr01 chromosome 11, ASM1917538v2, whole genome shotgun sequence genome contains the following window.
tgggtgtcaacacaccaCAAGCTTTCTCATATGTTGAAAACAAGTCCTTATGAGGACACACATGATATGTACATCCACAATCAAAAACCCATTCAGAAGAATTTTTCTTATCCACAGAGACAGCCATCAAAACATCACCTTCGGAATCAATTTCAACAACTCCTGCTTCAGCGGTTTTCTGCAGCATTTTGTATTTTCTTCTCTCTACTTTattcttcaatttatgacaatCACTAACTATGTTGTTTGTATTCTTGCAGAATTTACAGCCACTAGACTTGGATCTAAAATTCTTTCTATTACTCTTTCTATCATGGGATCTTCCTCTAACCGACAAACCTTGTCCTTTGTCTTTTGAACGCACTTCAAAATCAATTTTTTCTTTGAACAACAAATTAGATTTGACGTCCTCATAAGTCAGTGTTTCATTACCACCATATAGCATGATTTCTTTAAAGTGCTTATACATATAGGGTAGGGAAACCACCAACAATATTGCTTTATCCTCATCTTCGACCTTAACGTCTAAATTTTGTAGGTCAAGAATAATAGAGTTGAACTCATCAAGATGATTTTGAATTGGGGTACCTTCAGCCATAGAGAATGTGTATAACCGTTCCTTCAGACAAATTTTATTTGCGAGACTTTTCGTCATGTAGAGAGACTCAACTTCAACCAGAGGCCTGTAGCAGTAGTCTCATGAATAACCTCGCGAAGAACCGTCTTAGATAGACACAGTTGGATATTTGAAAGTGCCTTTTCATCCAATTCCTCCCATTGATCATCTGTCATAGACTCGGGTTTCCTGGATTTCCCAAGAAGAGCCTTCTTTAATCCGTTCTGGGTGAGAACGGCTTGCATCTGAACTTTCCAGATACTGAAGCTTATCTTGCCGTCGAACTTCTCGATAACAAACATGGTTATGGTAGACATCCTGGATCTTGAACGCTCTGATGCCACTTGTTAAGAAATAAGCGAGCGATGCAGCGGAACCGAATAGGATGcaccaacacaagaacaataatgcAAGAAAGCAATAAAAGTAATGACCACAAGATTTGCGTGGAAAACCCAAGACGGGAAAAACCATGGGGCGCAAAGCGCAGAGAAATCAACTATAAGGTGAGGAGTACAAAACGATCTCAACAAGGTGTCGAAGCACAATGAGATCAAGGGAAACGAAAGATTACAATCTCTCAATGAAAACACTCTCTAACCTAAGTGTGGAATATAGTCTTGTGTGTAGTCTTGATAGttgttctcttttcttgatgttCCGGCCGAAAATCTCCTTTAAATAGGGGTTGAAGATGTTCAAATTGGTTTAGGGTACAAGCAGTCAAATCCCAATTGAAATGGGACTAGCCAGTCGAATCTCAGTTGGAATGGGACAATTTCGTGAAACCCTTTTGGGACATATTCTAACACATATAGAGAGTAGAAAGGGGTGTATCATATATAGTTGTGTGGACTTTAGTATTGGAAAATCTGGTTCATAGAGTTAATTTGTGACACGTGTCAACAATCAAGTGATATTGGACAAAACCAGTGGAAGAGTTACTGGAGGGGATCCTTTCCCTTTATCTATGATGCGATCTTTCCTTGGTTATGGACTCACGTTAGAAACAACAGATATAAATGGTTCACCTAATAGGTAGAAGCTCTTTAGGTGTCGATTGTTGTTAATAAAAGTATATCGTGACACGGATAGTCACTAAActcctcatttttttttaatcaataaaGCCTCTAAATTTTAACTATTTAAAGTTATGATTTATATTACTTTCTTACTAAACATATAAATTTTGTATAGAAAAGACTAAAAACTCAATATCTGAATTCACATCCAAATATTAGTAAATTTTCTAGTTTTTATAGATTTATTCAACAAATATTAGTAGAGAGAAATTTGGCATCTCAAATTTCAAGACCAGTTTTCGGCTTCTCTTCAGAGAGGTGGTTGGATATATAGTTAATTGATGCAGCATTTGACAAAGTCTTTAGGAACATAGTTGGAGTGTCTTTGTTTTAGACAAGGACATTGCTACTGTCCCTACCAAACATATACACTTACTTTCCTTAATGTAAAATCTTGTGAAAGTGTTCTGACTTTCTCCCTTCTTATTTCCTGTTAGACACGTGGGCATTCAAATATACAACATCATAGTAGTTGATAAAAAGAGTATCAGTCATCATCATCTACTTCATACTTGAAAGTTACTCTTATGGACTTGTACCCAATCCAACCAAAAATAATTCCCCTCTGACTATTGGGTGGGTGAAATTTATGGTAGTTCATATTCAAATCTCAATAGAAATAAAAAGAATATTaggtaatttctttttatttacttaaATTGTTTAGGATATAATTACTTGATATTTGTagaatttttgaccaaaataagCTATTATTTCAGCcaattcatcaaaataatatattctTTTGAAAAATTACAGAAGTAGAATAAACGTATTCCGCAATAAGTAGAATAAACGTATTCCGCAATAACGTATtaggcattattttattcaaaaaattcaacgGGCAAAAAAGTTAATGGTTAACGATGTTAAAGGGTAATTCGTTACTGTGAGCAGGGGCGATTTTATGTACTAattttgggtcacgtgaacacatgatcTCTCCGTAAaactaggtattttatgtatatatttttaaaaattggtATAATATTAACTGCAGGAACACATGCTACAAGAAGgctaaatggtgcacttggttgaatgTTGAGTTATTGACCTAGAGGTCTAGGGATTAATTCTCATTTAATACAtttttccgttttttttttttttagtggtgaaCCCATGCTCTAGAAATTCTAGATTCGCCGCTAACTGTGAATAACGTTTTATGGTTAATACGTTactgtgagtaacgttttatggTTAATTAATTTTGTTTCAATGTTCCACTGATTTGAGTGCTTTATTTTATGGAGTATATATAATTCACTAAGGTCTCTTAGTCTGCAGCTTGATGGACACCATTCTTAGCTGTTGTTTTGCTTCATACAAATTTAGTTCCAGCAAAGTGAATTGAGAGACCAAATTTAGCTATTGTTTTGCTTCTAGAAAATGGAGTATTTTTCGTTAAGCAGTAGATATGAAAGATGATTGCTACTTAATATTCATATATGAAAAGACCGTGATATATGAGTATTGATTACTAGTAGTTATTATTGTAAACTTAAGACATTGTATCTTTAATTTCTTTTGGGTCTTAACCATCTTGCACTTTAAAATGTATAAGAAAATGCTGAAAGGCAGAATTAACCAACTTCTGCTCATATCGTTCTCATTGCTGGTGTTGTTTTGAAACTGAAAAACTGCTACTTTATTTAGCTAATCAATACTTTTTTTGTAAGGCTCATCAATACTTTTTTAATCCTAATCAGTACTTTTTTAAGGGTAATCAATATTGTCTGTAACGTTTTATAGGTACATCAATCAGAAGGGTTCGCAATTTGTAGAATTCTTTGCAGGATTGGACTGCCCGTGCCTGAATTCTGTAGAAACGTTACTGTCAGTTATGTTTTAGTCTGAAGTTATAACTCTGAGTTACGACTTTAAAATCAATCAATGTCAGATTTTGTGTTCTTTAGAGTCGTTCCTCACAGTAACTTATTAATCATAAAATGTATGTATTAAccataaaacgttactcacagtAACGAATTACCCTAACACCGTTAACCTTTAATTTTTTTGCCcgttgaattttttgaataaaataatacctAATACGTTACTGCGGAATACGTTTATTCTAGTTctgtaaattttcaaaaaaacgTATTATTTTGATGAATTGACTGAAATAATGGCTTGCTTTGGTCAAAAACCCATATTTGTACTAGTGAATGTAATAAGTACTCAATGAAATAGTTATGGTATGTGTAAGCTGGCCCATTCACTATAACAacattgttattgttgttgtgtctCAATCCAAGGCAAGCAAGGATCAGTGAATCCTTAATGTCTGTCGCAACAGTTAAACTCATTTCATTCAGTATTAtataaaataagaatttaaataaAATACACTAAAAGTTCTCTAGTTTTTCTACGTACGTATAAATTTCTGCTATTACTAACGGACTCCTATAAAGTATCGGACCTAAAGCAAATATCTTACGTGACCAAAACTTAATTATAACTAAATAGCATCACCTACTTAGATCTTGCTTTGGACACCAccattattattaaaaaaataaaaagaacaaTTATTCACAAAGCAAACCTAATAGAGGTATATATGTGAGACTAACTTTAACAATTTCTTAGGATGATAACCCAATGATGTAATTTTATTACAAAAGTTCTAAGATTTATGTCTGTTGCTATGTCATTTGTCAAGTGTCATCTTCTTTTCACAGGAGGATGAAGGCTGAAATGTTACCCTCAAGTTTCAAgcagaaaaaaatgaaaactcaCCAAATCTTTGCTTCAAGATTCAGAAAGGCCAACAACAATATAAAAGGTAGCCATATAAAGAAAAGGAGTTATAGAGAGACAACAAACTCTCTATATTTCTTTTTTATGGTACCAACTAACCAGTTGGTAAATAACAACTTCATATTTCTGATTTCTCATAAAGACTCCTAATTCCATTTTTTATTGGGATTATTGAAGATCTTTGAGACCAATTATCTAAGGAAAAATGGGGACTTATTTGATCACTCTAGCTGGCCTCTTGTTTGTGTTCTTTTCTTATGCAGGTAAACCTGCAGTTTCATATATTCAATCAATTAGTattcatctttttcttttttttttttaattctcaaaTTAGTATGTGTATTAATCTTGCAGCTGCTTATGATCCACTGGATCCCAATGGGAATATCACTATTAAATGGGATGTCATGTCTTGGACTCCTGATGGCTATGTTGTAAGTTTCCTTTCCTAATTCTCCTGAGTTAATTGTTTCATCACCATTTTTTGGTACATATTTCATCACCATTGACTAAACTGATTTCTTCAATTCATTTTCCCTAAATATTGAGTTCTCATTTTCCAGGTTACTAGTTTTTTCTTTCTTCGAAAGTTATATGCGGTTTTCTTTGGATTATAGTTATACACTCCGGAAGCGTACATATTTCTTATAATATGAATGTAGTTTAAGTTGTGATGGCAGGTGTAGTTAGTAGTTACCATTTTATTAGGTCACTTACCAATTAATGATATACCTTATATAAATTACCTTATAGATATACCTTATATAAATTACCTTATACATGACGTGATCGTGTAAGCACTTTTTATATACACCGCCAGAGTGTGGAACATAAACTCATTAACTTCTAGCCGACCTAATAATGTAAAAACATCTTTACAATGTGAGTCTAGAAAAATTCAGCTCATTATTTGAAGCACTTTGTGTGCATGGAGATAATCCTAGGCGGTGGTATTCGATGAATGTTAAAACTCGCATTTTCAAAAAAGAGGATAGATATAATGATAAGAATTCTAAGCTTGAATCAATCAAATTTACATTCTGAATTTGTCTCTGCTCCTAGGCTGTGGTAACAATGAATAACTTCCAAATGTACCGGCACATTATGACACCTGGCTGGACATTAGGATGGACATGGGCAAAAAAGGAAGTGATATGGACTATGATAGGTGCACAAGCTACAGAACAAGGTGACTGCTCAAAGTTCAAGGGAAATGTTCCACATTGTTGCAAGAAGACTCCCACTATTTTAGATATGCTCCCAGGAGTACCTTATAACCAACAATTCACCAATTGCTGCAAAGGTGTGTTAGTCTCGAGATTTTATTAACAAATCTTTTTGAAGATTCAAATTAGGTTGGCTAAATTAAAGTGAGGCCCCATTTGTTTACATTTAATCTTAATAATTCAGTTCTTCGTTATTAAGTATGTTCAATTTTTACGTCTGAATCCTAATTATTCAGATCTTTATCATTACTTGCGTTTGTTTTATTAGGTTTACAATCATGAATAGGGCTGAATAAATCTAAATGATTAAAATATATAGCAAAATCTTAATATCATTAATATGTATATTCAAGGATTTCTACAAAGATATATGACACTACGCCATTACTACATCCACTTTCATTGCTGACCATCGCATTTGCCCATCATTATGAACTGCCACTACCCACCACCCACAACCACCATCGCGGTCAATTACCACGGCCATCCATCGCCACATGAGCCATCATTTACAGTCATCACCATCAACCACTAATATTCCAGCCACCAATCAATACTAGCAATCATCACCATCAGCCATTAGTATATACCGTCACCCACTTTCATCATTCACCACCATTAGCTATCACCATTGGCCACCACAATTATTAGCTGCCGCCACCAACTACCATGATCAACAACCATTATTAATCATTGTTGCTAGCCACCATCACCACCACTAGCTACTACcacaaccaccaccatcatcCAACACAATCCCCAATTGGCACCCACAACCACCACCACATCACCGCCAAGCTACTgccatataatttttttaattattatagtAGTATATTATTAGATTAATTTAGTATGTTATTTAGATTTTAAATTTATTAATCTTAAAATggtttttttattatatattcaAATGTTGAGAAAATAAATAGTCTTAATTATTTAATAATTAAATATGTATTCAGATTCGGACATTTAAATCTTAATGCACATCATAATATTCAGATGTGCATTTAAATTTAGAAgtcttaatcttaataaaaacaaatgaGATCTAAGTCTTAAGAATTTCAAAAGGCTCACAATTTAACCCAATTGTGTTTTTCAAGGTGGAGTTTTGGCTTCTTGGGGACAAGATCCTCAAGCTTCTGTCTCTGCTTTTCAAGTTAGTGTTGGCCAAGGTGGTACCTCAAACAAGACTGTAAAACTTCCAAAGAACTTCACTTTGCTTGGGCCTGGACCAGGTTACACTTGTGGCCCTGCAAAGATTGTCCCTTCTACCAAATTCTTCACGCCTGATCTAAGACGGAAAACTCAGGCACTCAGTAAGTTTTACTTCATCAAACAGACTTGGTTTTGCATTTCATATTCTACAATGGTTAATTAACATGTATTCTCGCGTCATAAAATCAATCAAATATAGTAAATTTACATGGTTTGGTGTAAATACTCGGTGCGGATAagtattttcttgtgtttggtatgACAGAACTCATTTCCCAAGGAAATATATATATTCTTGCGTTTGCTAATATATATTATCACTCACAAATCAAAAACCGAAAAACACTTTCCAGGAAAACAGCTTTCATGAAAATAACTtctgtcataccaaacacacactAGTACTTCAGAGAAGTTTTAAATTCATTACTAAACCATTAGCATTCAGAAATAAGGCATTTTGGACGTTTTGAATTCAAAAGGGTGCTTCAATATCATGAGTTGTTGAAAATTATGTTGATTATCATTTTCTTGTAATCAACATTCTCTGCGTTTTTGTGCAGTGACATGGAATGTAACATGTACATATTCTCAGTTTGTAGCCCGAAAACACCCAAGTTGTTGTGTCTCCCTTTCAACTTTCTACAATGAAACCATTACTACCTGTCCTTCTTGTGCTTGCGGTTGTGAGAACAAACACAAATGCATCAAGTAAGTCTATCCTTTCTGTACCTCAATTTCACATGCATTGGAGGAGCATATTTATCTAAAACTTCTATAGATTGACAGTCTAAAATAACTTTATCACTATTAAAGATCATCTAACAAATAACTATAGGTAACTAGTCATAATAAGCGAGATTAGCATCCTGAAAAATGAGAGAACATGTAAAATACACTGATAGTCAGGGGCGGACCCACGTTGAACAAAGCGGTGTCACGCGACACTGCTTGATCGAATTCATTTACTAAACATATGTATTAATATTATGCATAAAGTACTACTGTATAATAAGAAAATGACACCACTTAATGATGAGTGTCTCTTGGTGCGTTGATTCAATGCTTGATTTCGAGGGTGGAGGTTCAACTTAAACCCCTGCCTAAACATATTTTTGGCAAATATAACCTTTATTGTTTAAAATTATGGTTAAGTAGTATTGTATCCAAGACCTCTAGTTTAAGACtaacaaatcaaaccaattggtCAAGGCTATCTCTTACCAATAAATGTAAAAGATGTGATCATTAATATTTTTGTTCTCTCTTCCATAAGTATTGAGGCTGCTTATGAAAAATCTTGTGTATACCACTATTGATAGTATAAAATTTATTTTTGCTAATTCTCTTGTGACAAACAGGAGCGACTCCAAACTACTTAGTGTGGTGGGGGTAAACACTCCAAGGAAAGATAATGCACCATTACTACAGTGCACACAACATATGTGCCCTGTTAGAATCCATTGGCATGTGAAGCTCAACTACAAGGAATACTGGAGAGTCAAGATTACTGTTACCAACTTCAATTACAGGGTCAATTACACACAGTGGACTCTTGTTGCTCAGCATCCAAATCTTAACAATGTAACGCAAGTTTTTAGCTTTGATTACAAGCCTCTCGTTCCATATCAATCGATAAGTAAGTCCCTGAACTCTCTCCAATACTGCATATATCTAACAGTTAATTTTGTGGTTACTGAACTTTACCTGTCAGAAAACAATTTTTAGTCATATTAAAGTAACTAAACTTTAACCACTATAGTagtaaaatgaaaaacaaaaaaaacaaaaaaaagccaACTCATTGTAGTAGGAGTATTAAAGTATTTGAACTATGTGTGAATTGCTTGACTAGGAAGATCCAAAAATCCAAAGTAAATTTTCTTGACAACCCATATTTCATAACAAAAAAGACAAATAAGAAAACATTTAAATGTAACAAAAAAGAAGTAAAACGATTACCCCCGCCAGAAATTTGACCTTCCTGTCGTTTCTAATCTGTTGAGCAATTCACACATAGTTAGCTTACTTTAATGTGGCAAAAGATAGTTTTGTGACCACTTTATTGTTATACTGCGTCAAGTTCAGTTAGTTTAATATGACAAAAAAAATCTTTGTAACTTTACTGTTGTAGCGAGTGAAAATTCAGTGAAATACGTCCAATTAAATTTAGAAGCAAAAAACAGCATGGTGTGGAAAAGACATTATTAATCTCGTGTAAAACTTCACATGCAGATGACACGGGAATGTTCTATGGTATGAAGTTCTACAATGACTTACTTATGGAAGCAGGGCCAACTGGAAATGTTCAATCAGAAGTGCTTCTCCAGAAAGATAAAGACACTTTTACCCTTAAACAAGGATGGGCATTTCCTCGAAAAGTATACTTCAATGGCGACGAGTGCATGTTACCACCACCAGATACTTATCCATACTTTCCCAACTTTGCCCAACAGAATCTGGTTGCTTTTTCGACATTGTTTTGTTCTATGTTTTTTATTTTACTTGTTCTGTTTTAATCATTTCTCTAGTTTGTGAATAACTAAAAATTTTGAAGCCAGGCAACCATTTCAGATGAATTGGTAATACAATACTTTAAAATATATTCATTGATAGAACATGTCATGAACATGTATTATCGCAATCTAGGGATCAATTTGAGCATGTTGGTTCATGACAAGCAGTTCTAGTATATTGAAAACTTTGTTCATGTCATTGCAATGGTCCCAAAATGCTAGAAATTGCTTAAATAAAGGGATTTTTACACTATATATCCGCCCGCTAAAACAATAGGCGGAAAATATTGTGTCTATTAATATATggtatacataagatatacatatGTTATATGTAATAGTGTATATTTGGTTAGCGAATGTAATTATTTTTACCGACCGGTCAAATGTGTAACTTGCCCTAAAGGTTAGATGCTTCATAGAACATAGAGAAGTGCAACACAACAAGATGAATTCATTGAACTGTCAAAATGCTAAAGGAAAAATTGTAGAGATGCACCATAGGGGAATCTAGCCTTACATCACTGGGTTCACGTGAACCTAGTAGGTTTTGCTGAAATGCTTGTATTTGTATTAAGAAACTTACTAAATATCTAAAAATATTTAACTATGAAACCAATTATTATTGTATATCAACTTGAGGTTATTTTAGGAACCCATAAACTgcaaattctggatccgccttgAGTTCCCCAATATAGAACAAAAAGAAATGGCTCAAGTAGCATTCAACTCCATTTGCAAAGAATCTCTTTACAACGTAAGAAGGGGATACAGGGTGATAGTGATGAAAAAAGTAGTAATTAGGAAATAAAAATTTAATGCTCTATCTAGTCTTAAATGATATTTATTTCAAATAGCTTTAGCTATTATGTTGCTCGAACTCTTCAAAAATGATGTCACACCTGTGTTGGATCTTCCACAAATACgttacttttggaggatccgacacgcacctgACGACATTtgtgaagagtccgagcaacatacgTTTAGAAACACTATGAGCTTGAAAAACATACAACATAATAGTCTGATTTTAGCATGTGAGAAAAACACGTGATACAACGACTAGAGGAAATCTACTCATAGGCACTGTCCAATTCCAAGTGATAGACTTCTATGTATATGCAAAGAACAATGCTCTAGAGGACAAAAGTGTCACTACTGCTTTCAGCAAAGAGACCTTCCACTGGGAAACAGCATTCGGCAAATGTGGATCTGCATCAGGAGGTGGCATGAAAGAAACGTTATTTGACAAATGTGGATATGCCTCGGGAGGTGGCATGATACAGTTATCACCATTGAAATAAACTCGGAGAGGAAAAGACCATCCCTTATCAAAAGTGAAGTTTGATGTATCTTTTCGGAGTAGAAGTTCGAATTGGACATTTCATGAAGGACCAGGTTGCACGAGCAGATCATTGGAGAATTTAACACCCCAGAACATTGCAGTATCATCTGCAAAAGGTCAGGAGATTAGTTTCATATAAGGAAACTTACTCAATAGAGTAATATTCCAACCAAAAGAGTGGACTGCAATCCTAGACAGTGCTATCAAAGGCAAAAAAAATGCAGAAATCTATTGGAAATTTAAGCGCAAAACGCAAATAAGGAGTGAGCTTAGTGAAGAAAAGCGCAGATAAAGATTtaaaaaatacatacataattcaaGAAAAATTATTATGAGCACAGAACAATTGTATGGACAAAGGAATTTAACAAATTTAAAACTAACATTTAGTGCCGTCCCTTTGGGACAATGCATGCTGCTGAAGCGACACGAAATGCTCAGTTAGCCTATTTTGTAGCTAGCTTTAGGCTTTAGTCCACCTTAAGCGATCCTTTGATAACAATAGATTAAAGTACGCGATATGGACAGATGTGGAAATCTATCTAATGTTTAGTTGTAGCTGCTTGTTAGGTAACACAAATGAAACAATATACACATTTAAAATTAGATAGAGAACTTACTTGTCGCTCCATAAGGAGTTAATGACTTGTAATTGATGTTGAAAAGCTGAGTGATGTTATCAAGGTTGGGATGTTGGACAACTAAGTTCCATTGTGTATAATTCATTTGGTAATTGAAGTTTGTTATAGTGATCTTAACCCTCCAATAATCCTTGTAGTTGAGTTTCACATGCCAATGAATTCCAACCGGGCACATATGATCTGTGCACTGGACCAGGGTAGTAAAGTTGCTCTTTCCATGGTCTGAAACAATTGAAACTAGATGCGGCGTTTCTGGACTGCAAGAAAATAACAAAAGACTATTAAGAATTAAGTGTGTTtgaaagaaattgaagaaaatattaTCTAGGACATACTCCACACAACTTCCCGGCTTAGTGCCATCTTCTGGCAGCCACAAGAACATGTAGGACATGGTACAGCCGTTGTATAGCGATGATAGGGAGACACAACATGTAGGAAATTTATGAGCCAGGAACTGTGAGTATGTGCATGTGACATTCCAAGTTACTGTCATTAATAGTACAGACTGTTAGAAGTTATCCTTTATAAAACTGCGACTACATGCATATTAATGTGCATGATATATTGATATTAAAGTTCATAAATTGTTAACAGGCTGGGAAACGAAACAAAATGCTGCAAGGGAAAAAATCAGCCTGATAAATGCAGTTCTCTGTATAATCTGATTTACTTGATAAACAAGGAGATAACTCGACGTATTGAGGGTGTGTTTGGCATTTTCCAGAGAATGTTTTCtaattttcccatgtttggttggtcatctctagaaaaataagttccttaaaaatgagaaaaataacttCCCTAATGAAAGTAGGGAAAAGAAGTTCTACGAGTGACTTCCAAGTTCATTTTCTCCTCCCCGCCCACCCATCCCATCTCGatagtgttttgctagattacatataaatgctaTTGGGATCATATTTTCTTGCTTATGTACCAAACACttgaaaataagtaagaaacccacttGTTTTCCAGAAAAtcattttctaggaaaacattttccttcatagcaAACACACCCTCAGGTTCACATGACTATCAACCAGAAGAGTACTGAATAACGCATGTAGTTGAACCAATTAACTTACTCATAGCCTGTGTAACTCTTCTCCCGTCTGGAGTAATAAATTTAGTCGACTTAACAACTTTAGCAGGTCCACAAGCATATCCAGGTCCTGGTGCCTTTAAGGTGAAGTTCTTCGGTACACTAACTGTTTTGTTGGATGTTCCAGCAGAACCAACACTGGGTTGGAGCGAAATAACAGCGCTTGCAGGATTCTGGCCCCACGAGCTGACAACTCCGCGTTTGCAGCAATTTGCGATCTGCTGGTTGGGAGGATTTTCGGACAACAAGTCGATAATTGTTGGATCCTTCTTACAGCAATAGGGAATATCTCTTTTGAATTTTGAGCAATTACCTTGCTCTATTGCCTGACTTCCCGTCATGTTCCATATCACCTCATCCTTTGCCCATGTCCATTTCAAAGTCCAGTTATGCTTATATTGCTGGAAGTTGTACATAGTCACCATGGCCTGTCCAAACACCAAAGTAATAAAGATGATATTTTCAATTTAACAAATGCTAATACGAAGTAAACGAGCTAGAAGTTAATGCACTATAAGATAGATTGAATTTAACGCTGAGATCAATGGCTGAAGTTCTTCGTCTTGTTGGCTGAAGCTGTTCAGCAACATTAGAACTACCTCCGCTCCTAGATATTAGTTGTTTCGGTAAACTGAATTTGTTTCAAAATGTATGACGTTTTAGAAAAACTGGTGTCCAGCTGATGACATCCCATTTTATTGTGATGTTCCCGTTGGGATCAAGTGCGTCATACGCATCTGGAAGAAAGGCAGAAACAAAAATTTCCTCACATCTTACAATGTCAATAGCTTATGAGATATTGAGATGGATTCACTGATAGAACAAATCTCATTTTAGCTTTTCATATTAAGGAGCTATTAAAGTCTCACATACATTGGCTCTAACATACATATTTTTCCCATTCATGCACAATTCCTCTGTTTCTTGGGGGAGAAAGAGGAAAAATCAATTACAGAAAAACATCAAAGATATAATTTTGAGCTTCAACTTTCTCTATACAAAAGTTGTACTCAATTTGATTTATTTTTCTTGATAAGAAGTACCCCGTATGTTTTTTCTCTTTCAAGTATAATTTCGATTCAAATGGTCCCTTGATAAATCACACTTCAGGAGAAATGAGAACCAATTAG
Protein-coding sequences here:
- the LOC132618152 gene encoding COBRA-like protein 4, encoding MGTYLITLAGLLFVFFSYAAAYDPLDPNGNITIKWDVMSWTPDGYVAVVTMNNFQMYRHIMTPGWTLGWTWAKKEVIWTMIGAQATEQGDCSKFKGNVPHCCKKTPTILDMLPGVPYNQQFTNCCKGGVLASWGQDPQASVSAFQVSVGQGGTSNKTVKLPKNFTLLGPGPGYTCGPAKIVPSTKFFTPDLRRKTQALMTWNVTCTYSQFVARKHPSCCVSLSTFYNETITTCPSCACGCENKHKCIKSDSKLLSVVGVNTPRKDNAPLLQCTQHMCPVRIHWHVKLNYKEYWRVKITVTNFNYRVNYTQWTLVAQHPNLNNVTQVFSFDYKPLVPYQSINDTGMFYGMKFYNDLLMEAGPTGNVQSEVLLQKDKDTFTLKQGWAFPRKVYFNGDECMLPPPDTYPYFPNFAQQNLVAFSTLFCSMFFILLVLF